A segment of the Mauremys mutica isolate MM-2020 ecotype Southern chromosome 7, ASM2049712v1, whole genome shotgun sequence genome:
ctttcgctgaggtctaacctactcAACAGACTGTGCCAGCACctctttaaacgtccaaaggcacattctaccaccattctgaaCTTGCTTGGCCTATAgatgaactgctccttactactgtccaggctgcctgtgtacggcttcatgagccatgggagcaaggggtaggctgggtccccaaagataactactggcatttcaacatccccaacggtaattttctgatctgggaagaaagtcccttcttgcagctttccaaccagcctggaatTCtgaaagatgcgagtgtcatgcacctttcccgaccatcccacattgatgttggtgaaacggtccttgtgatccaccagtgcttgcaatgCCATTGAGAAGtatcccttgcggtttatgtactgtttggcaaggtggtccggtgccaagatagggatatgcgttacgtctattgccccaccacagttagggaatcccattgcagcaaagccatctactatgacctgcacatttcccagagccaCTACCCTTCTTAGAAGGGTATTGATTgccctggctacttggatcacagcagcccccatggGACATTTGTCCACTGcgaattgattcccgactgacagcagtcaggcgttgcaagcttccacagggctatcgtcACTCGCTTTTCAATtgtcagggcaggtctcatcttggtattcctgcgcttcagggtgggggaaagttaCTCAcagagttccatgaaagtggtcttacgcatgcgaaagtttcataGCCACTGGAAATCATCCCATACCCGCAATGCTATGCAGTCCCACCGGTCTGTGCTTAtttgctgggcccagaatcggcattccactgtatcaacatgCCGCAATGCCGCCatatcccaattgccacatcctgtGCTTTCAGACACTTGTGTGACTACAATCTTCCTTGTGCTGGCAGCTCCTAGCCaggctctgcacatactgcaggataatgtgcgaggtgtttacaatgctcacgaAAACAATGTGTAGCTAAGCAGGCTCCATGGtggataacccaggaaaaaaaggcatgaaatgattgtttgctgttgctttcaaggagggagggagggaggggggagactgatgacatgtacctagaaccacctgcgacaatgtttttaccccatcaggcattgggagcttaacccagaattccagttggcagtggggactgtgggatagctacccacagtgcaccactccgtgagtcgatgctagccacagtatTGAGGATGCACTTTGCCAAcctaatgtgcttagtggggacatgcacaatcgactgtataaaattgttcactaaagatcgacttctataaaatcgacctaattttgtagtgtagacatgccctaagactcAATGGCTGAATGCTGGCCTCCTTTGTGAAAATACTCCTGAGAGCTATCACATCTGCTTTCTTACCTGGCAAGGCCATTATGTACCAAGTCCTGCAAGTTGCTGAGTACATCCTACTGGGAGTTGAAGGCATTCAACCCCCAGAAACTTCCTCTGGTTGTAGGAAGCTTGCActgcagggcaggaggggctTGGGTGCAAGTGGGGGGGAGAGGTGAAGATCagtggggaggtgaggggagtTCAGATTTAAAGGGGTTGAGCTGATGGGTAGCGGCCCCCAGTACaatgacccctccccccaagcccaccTCCGCATCAGGAGACCCCCGAACCCACACTCTGCTGACCTGAACCCCCTGCATTgggagacccccacccccatctggacacccaccccactgagccccaaccagtcACACCCTGACTCCCTACCCCCATCAAGCCTCACTCCCCCAGGCTCTTCACCGCCTGAGCCCTAACCACCTTCACATGGACTCCCTTGCAGAgtctccacctgcaccccctgctgagctgcCCACACCCTGCTTGCGCCACATAGAGCCTTGGTACTCttgagggaattctgcgccaaacaattaaaaaatttaaaattctgcaaagttctgcatattttatttgtcaaaataatacagTAACACAATAACAATAcaatcacaccattttcaattattttggcaatttatatcaaaatacttgtcagcaaataattgaaaatggtgtgattatattgtgttactttatcaataaaatatgcagaattttaaaatattatgcacagaatttttgattttttggtgcaaaattccctcaggagtaaactATGTAGACCTTTTAGCAGTTGCTTTTAGGGAGGTAAGGAATATATAATTAAATGCTGCTCTTATCGCTACTGACACTTATCTTTCTAGAAAGTTCTTTAGTAGCCCTTTAAAGATAAATAAGATTTCATTGcataatttatttttacaaagcCAGTTACCACATTTTGGACTTCTGACAATTCATGTTTCTAAGATGATTCCATCAAACCAGCATTGTAAATGAGACATTTACTTTCCTTATAGGTCCTtgtccatattttttttaatatgccaTAGATATAAGTAATGGGCTATGTTTGAAGGCCAgccattatttgtattatagtcaTTAATGGCTTTCTACACTAGGAAAAAATCTGACCCATAATTCTCCACGCGTGCAGCAGTATATGATTTTTGGTCAGATTGATATACTGAGCCTCCCATTATATTTTTtgttatatttaaaaaagaataccAGTGCCTTCTGCAGTAGTAGGCAGTGTTGTGAACTCTTGAGATTTTTATCACAAATCTCATGTTTGGTGATTTTCCGAATTTTCCAGTTCCCAGTCATGAGATTACATGAAAATCTCagctctcattttttttaaaaacaagcttCTAGCCCTTATGattatggagaaaagcttgaaaacacaaaCTCTAGAGGTCAcaaaccagaaagcaaatgaaaagaacCCAAAATTTACTTATTTTCAAAACTGCATAATTTTTAAGTCATTCTCATGGTCTTTTGAGGCTTGAAATGATTTTTGAACTCTCAAATTGGCAATACTGGGTAAACTCTTTGATTATGCTAATCCTGTCAGTATAATTGAACTATACTTACAAAATTATGAAAAATGTTCTCTATGTAGCATTACTGTTTCACAGTTCTCTGGATACTCAAGCCATTTTATTCAGCAAGGataaaattcacccctgtgtagTGGGCCAATACAAGGCCTATGCCTAACTTAAATCCAACATAAGTGCTCAAAATTAAGCTGTGTGGTCACAAGGGCACTTATCATGGTATAAATTAAATTCCATCCTGATTAAATTTATTCTTCAAAGATTTATGTTCTTCATAATCTAGTGTAATAAGTACACTGTCTTgcatctttattttaatttttatgaaACCTTCAGCACATGCTTTTGTGAATCGATATAGATACTTTGTGTATGCTTCCTTGTGCTATCTCATCAGCTCCTATCTCATCTCTCAAGGTTAGCAGGGTCTGGCTGGGTCAGTCCTTGGATAGGTGAGACCTTCATTTAATAGATAATGTGGTCAATGATGTTGGAAATTGTGATTCAGTACGTTGGAACTCAGTACCTTAAGTTATTACTGAAGCAATACCTTATCATGGTGTTAGGGGGCACTATGCTTCAATAGCTGCTGTCTTACAGGAATGACAGTGCCAAGAGCAACAGGATGAATATATAGTTCATGAATGATCTTTTCAGATATGCTTGAAATGATGGGTGTATCATATAGATCTTTAATTTCCCAGAATTTCATGGTCTCCTTAACTGTATCAGAATAACTGTTGCATGTTTCCATATGGTGGATATTTATTTGAGCAAAATTGTGGAAATAGATTTATATCCAACTATATGTTTATACAGGAAGGTGACAGAGCAGGGATAAATGCCAACAAGAGGTCTTGATTCTGCCCTTGAATGCACACAGCTCCAGTTGGTGATCTACCTGTGTGCATCGGAGGTCAGAACTTGATTTAAAGGTTGCAAACTCTGAATCCTCCTACACTTACATTTAAAATTCTATTTAATTTTTGCAGCTTTTTTCAAATAAAGTTTTAGAATAAGAAAAAACAGGGAAATATGTAGAGAGATGGTCCAGAACCAAAACCTTGATCCAAATACTCCTGAGCTTTGATGGTGTTTGAGACTCGAACCTGAATCCAGATTTGAATTTTATATATGTCACCTTCCTTATAATGGGCCAGATCACAACTCTGGATTCAAACAACTGTGAAATTTGTAAAAATGCTTGAACTCCTCTCCAATTCTCTATTTTTGgttattttaaatattagcaCTCATGACTGAAGTAAACACCcattggtttaaaacaaataaacaagaGATTACGGTGAAAGGTTGGTAGAAAAAAGTGTTCTGACTTTAATCAAGAAATTAAAATACAGTAATTCcattacttttaaaatgttttatacaaATGTTTTAAAGAACGTTTTGAGATTTTCACATTACTATCTTTTGAGGAAGCTGCaccaaaattattttaataggaaaatgaagcaaatgaatgcatgaattatttatttaaatacttgGTGCAACTGTTCCTGTTAACTAATCCAGGCACTTGGAAGGCAATTACACTGAGCTTTGACAACATTGCCAACCCACTGCAGTGTGCCTTGTGCCAAACACTATTGTTGTTTTATTGACCACGTTCACCATTACATATGCATATGAAAAAACAGAGGCATTTTCATCAGGATTACCCTAATAGCATtaagagattatttttaaaatttccttggAAGAAAATTCACTTAAATGAGATTACTTATTACTTGACTGGTTTCCTATCATGCTGCTATGTTTAGGTAAGTGGAGTCCATTAGActataaagtttttaaaaaaaactgattttATACATTAATGATTTCAAATAAAAGGGAAGTACTATATTTGTGCATAGCTTCTTTTGAGAAAGTTAAGTCGATGTTCTGGTTAGAAGAGATAACACTTTTTGTCCCTCTTGGTGGCCCCCCTAGTGTCACCATTAGTTGCTAATTACTTGCAAACAAATAAACAATTAACTCCTCGTGCCTCTTGGTGGGAGAGTCTTCATTGACATGCTAAAACTTTCTAATAAAAGATTTTAATTAATGACGTTGCAaatccaacccccttgccaacaCAGCTATAAGGAGGACCTGCAAGAAAATGCAAGTACAATTCATGTTGTGCATAGGACTTAAGGTGAAAGAATGGCAAGTACATCATTATGTGCTTCTGATACAGCAATGTCTCAAAATCTTCAGAAAGTATCCAGTTTTGTGGAAACTAAAACCACACATTGCTCGTTTTCCATTGAAAGCATTTTGGGATTAGAACAGAAAAAAGATGGCATTTCAGCTGCGAAACCTCACCGACCATGGATGGATACATGCAACAATTTAGGTATGTCATCAGTTTCAGTTCTCTATTGTCTTAACTTTTTATCCTATGTTAAGTTTTGTGTATTATCAAGGATATGTTTCCATAAGCACCTCAGTACAATTGAGACATATACTTAAAACATTAGATTATCACTTATTTTGTTACAGGCTTGCATTTTAATATAACAGTCTCATTCAAAAATTGGCAAATACAGATCTATGAATTTAAATTctatatttttatgtttttaggAGAAGACACTAGTCAGTGTCTGCAGACCCCCGTCATTTCCTGTGAAGGGCCATTATTTCATGTTAACAGTTACCCGATGCTGGAGGAAAGAGTTttgaaatatgaaaaatatttttcagccaCTGAAAGGCTATCTTACAAAAGGGAACTCAGCTGGTACAGGGGTAGGAGACCAAGAACTGCTTTCACTAGAAACCAGGTAGGGGTTCAGTTACCTATTTATAAATAAAGTAATGTATGTTTTGCTATATTCATTTGTTGAGTAAAATGCATTCAACAATAGGAAGCATGTAATGATTAGTTGATAAAATATTGTATACCTACTGCACAAAGAGACAGAGATGTACATATGCAGTTAAGGACTGGTGTTAATCTAGAGTAATTTTACTAATTTCATTTGATTTACGCTGGTATAAATGAGATTGGAGTCTGGCCCAAAAAATTGTTGGGAAAGTCTTTTACTTGAACTGACTTTCTCTGTTTCCTACAATGTGAAATTTTAAATTGTTTGATGGATTATTTGCTTATTCTCCTCAGATTGAAGTGCTGGAAAATGTTTTTAGAGTGAACTGCTATCCTGGCATTGATGTTAGAGAAGAACTAGCTCACAAACTAGATTTAGATGAAGACAGGATCCAGGTAacttaatttaaatatatatatatatatatatatatatatatatatatatatatatatatatatatatatattctgcgATCACATGACGTCTGCTCAGCAATGATGTAAGTGGGTGGATGGGATAACCATCTGAAAGTTGCATTTATTCTTAATGATCCTTAGTCATTAGTGTATTATTAGATAGGTACTATATTGGCAGTAATTTGTAGTGGGAAACCAGTGAAATTTCTCCTCCCTCTCAGCCTCCCCTTCTCTCTGGCACTGATATGACATTCATCGCTGTAATACCTCAGTGTCATCCTCCTTGACCATCACAAAGCTCTCCCCCTACTGAACACTCAGATTGAAATCcaggtcccattgaagtaaatggggaattttgtcattgacttcagtggggccaggatttcattctcCGATCCCAGGTTTGAAAACCCTTTCTACAGTGGGTTTGGAACCATGTTTGAAAGCTAAATAAATACAGTTAAGCAAATGGATAAATACATTTCAAGCAGGGTTTGGCTAGCCAATTTAAACAGGACAAAACTGTTTTAAAGTCACATTTGAGACTCTGTCTCATTTGGTTCAAAGCGCAGTGTACATAGGGATTTTAAggtctgacccaaagcccataAAAGTCAATAGAAAGCCTCCCACTGACTTctttggactttggatcaggcccttaatgttCACTAAGGGTTTGatcaacttccattgaagtcagttggaggCTTTTTCATAAAAGTTGGATCAGGCCATACTAACTAATACTGCAAGGGTTTAAGCACTTCTGGGAGTTATTGAACATCCTGAACTTCCACTGACTCCCCTTGGAGTTCaggatgctcagcatcttcctggatCAAGCCTTGAGGGTCCAGACctgttctactgaagtcaatgaaagttttgctgttaacttcagtgggaacaaaGCAGGTCCTTACCTTCCAATTCAACTAGGAAATGCAGTGAGTCCTTTTGTCTATAATTTTCTCTGccttacattattatttattaaaattattaCAGCTCACCATATACCTTCATCTGTAGCTTTGAAACTTCCAAGCTGCTTCAGCTTCCAAATTATCAGAATTTCACAAATTATTTTACTGTATGGTTGTACTGATATTCTTTATTAATGTCAAACCTGGCCTGCATACAATGttacttttaaaaggaaaaattacCCATTTCCAAGAAATGtgcattttatttcaattttagaTCTGGTTCCAGAATCGTCGTGCAAAGCTGAAAAGATCCCACAGAGAATCTCAGTTTATAATGGTGAAAAACACTTTAACCTCCAACCTGCTGGAATAGGAAGAAGCCAGCTAGTTCACCATTATTCTACCACAGTAGAACATGAAGAATTATTGGAACTTCATAATTTGCATTATTAAGCAATGCTAATGTAATATTTGTACTTTGATATTTGCATCTAGTTTTGAAAGATTATCATGATTTTCATTAGAATAAACTGTAAATACTTCATTATGACATGCCTCATATTATAATTgcactttttgtttaaaaaaaagtcttccatatattttaataaatattttaaaaaacatgtaaGGTATTTTTGCAAATAACAAACTATGATACACTAGATCCTGAGCTGATGTAAAtctgaataatttatttgaagactatggagctacaccaatttataccagctgaggatttggtcctGTGTGGTTACTGATTTCAGAAATTCAGCAGGAATACATGTAAAAAGTGAccgattgttttgtttttgttcaacaAAGCTTCAAATATTTCAAAGGTAGAAGTAAAAAATCATTTAAAGTACACAATTATGCAAAAATGCTACTGCTGTTACAGCAAATTTAGCTTAGGTATTTTACTGGAATGAAATAGCTTTTCAGTGTTTGCAATATAgagttgaaattttaaaaaatgatacgAGACGTGCTAGCTATTTATAAATGGAAAAACCTAGAGAACAGTAACAATGTGTGGCATTCGTCTAATTTATATTTTAGCTAAACCAATTAAACTGAAAACCAGTTTAAAATGTCATTCTTATGGACTTTATATTTTCTCATGTTTTAATTACTGTAAATTTAGCTATTATTTGTCTAGTTAATATTACCAGCTTAACTATGTCCCATCCAAATGGTTTTATCAGTATTAATGATCCAGTCCTGTGAAGTACTGAGTGCCTCCAGTAACTCATGAGAAaattcagcacctcacagaatcaAACCCATTTGAGATTAGATGTGTTGTTTCCTTGTTTATTCATTCTCGTATCCAATAATACTATGAAACATTTTCCATGAAGTTTATAGTGGTAAATATTTTTATCAGCTGATATATGAAAACTAAGCATCCTGACATTTGATATTGAATTAACCCAAAGTCAATGTATATAGTCCCATCTACAAAGTAAAACCTTTAATTTATATTacctggccctgattcaggaaatctACATTCATCCCTGTTGAGCAAAGTATTAACATACTTAACTGGTAGTATATGGTGAAGTCTCCTTGCTGTCAATGGGATGTCAGCTgatgcttaagtgctctgctgaatagaggtgctttcctgaattggggcctaataGTATACAAGGAAACTCCATTTCAGATGGCAGAATTCAATGTCttccattgttgtatgcagtgtcaTAGgtgtgttggttccaggatattagagagacaaggtgggtgaggtcatattttttattggaccaactttatTGGTCACAGAGataagcttttgagtttacaagCTTTCTTGCCTGAGTGGCAAGATAGACAGAAGTGCCAGAGatgactgtctgtgattccatggtaAAACTATTATAGTGCTTTAGAAATACACCCTGTtattgggttggtgaaatctgtAACACTTAACCAGTTTGCGGTCTCTGCcttgcttcttgacagtctgccctgagttttTCACTCATGGTCATGAACCGTTCTGTTTAAGCttgcaagcttgtctctctcaccaagttggtccaataaaggatattacctcacccaccttgtctctctacaagAAAACTGATTTTCTGAGGTTGGTGATTCATCCATTAGTCCAATAAAAGTACCAATTCCTTTAACTGGCCTTTTCCATTTtttgtaatctttttttttaaactgcacatATCTGTAGACCTTAAAGCAGAGACCTACCATataccataggtgccaactttcccccgccccacccccattccaaccctttccccaaagtccccaccccaactccgccccctccctgcccctattggacccctttcccaaatccctgccccagtcccgcctcttccccaagcgtgCTGCAttcctcctcatcctccctccctcccagccgcaTGAAACAGCAGCTTCGCAGCGCgagcgctgggagctagggggaaaaagcgggcacgtggcgtgctcaggggaggaggagcggaggtgagctgggcagTGGTGAGTGCACCCACCaaattttccccatgggtgctccagccccagagcacccactgagtcggcgcctatgccatATACTATATGTAGCCAGAAGATTTCTCCAGGTTATTCAAGAACATGCATTCTAATTTTGAAGGCTTTGTTTTGTGCTGAATTATACTGAAAACACTGCAAACACATGTAGAATCTTTGAAAGTGAGTGTCATAGCTGTTAGTGTCATGTGTGTCATGAGTGTCATATGCCTTAACGTGTTACTTACACATCTGACTTTGATGAGCTTAATGGATGACAGTGATTATCCTATCCAATTTGTGTGATGGCAGTAGTCCTCCAACTTCGTTTTTATCTACAAAGCCTTGAAACTGTCACTCTTTAATCAATATTCTTTTCTGTTCTTAAAATTGAATGTTGCTTATAATAGGAAAAATAACCGTACTAGGTGCTAAGACTTCTTATTGGACAAAAGCTGCAATTGACAAAAACTATTTGCATACATTTAAactactttttttccccactaggtaaattcatggttTTATTGCATTTTGCTGATTCAGGGaccagtcctgcaaacatttactctctctctctcaagtaaTTTCACTGACGTCTGAGACAATTTAGTTAAGTAAGGATTTGCCGTATTGGTCTCTTATTTTTAAAGTAGTATGTTCGTTAAAATAAATAATCTGATTTTCAGATGATATTAAGCACTGAAGCTCttcttgaattcagtgggagctgagtgtACGCTGCATCTCTGACAAATTAGGCTGTACACTTTAGTGACTGGACAGTTTTTGTTCAGTGCAGCCATAGTACAATGGGAAGAAATAAAACGAATATATGTTTATTTTACGAGGAAACTAACTACAACAGGATTGTATTGGGCACAAACAAGCCTTTTTAGGATAAtgcaaggaggaggggaaagtgacAGCCTCCTTAAATTCTTTAATTACTTagctgggttttggttttgttttgttttttagaaagCAAGAACACCAGCTGCAGTACTTGAATTTACATTTCTTGTTTTCATTATTGGATCAATATGAACACAATAAATCCCAAAGAATGTTAGTTCCTCattgtttgcttttattaaagTCTTAGAAGATATAGAAGAAAAACACTTGAGAGCCAGCCTCTTGTGTCCCACTCCATGAGACAACTAACTtaagtaaagttactcacatgtcCAACTTGTGTTTGTAGGATTAATCCTTTAGTTACTCCATTGTGCAGGGAGATAGATACTCAAAGGGTTATAGCCCCAGATGGTGAACATTGAGGTATTTGtcacaccagtttacaccagatgagCATCTGtctcaaagtctttgtcctctttACTATCTATGATGCTTACTTCATATGAAATTAGTTTCTTAAAACCTCTGAATACATCATGTTGTCAGTAATTCAGGTCACCTATAAATAGCAAAAAGTGAGAGAAACTCCACCGTCTTCTCCAGTTGCAATATAATTCTGTTGGTAATTAAATGTTCTCTGTATCTTATTTCCTTtgataattaaataataattgtatGAATAGACAAAATTTAACCTTCCCAGGTACATTATTTTCAATTTAGTATATTCTTGAAAGAGATAAGGGTTGAATTTTGAAGTCTTGTTTCTTTCTATTCCTGGAGGGTGGTTGATTCTTGGTAAGCTGCACTAACATTTCATGATAGGAAGTGCTGACTTCACAAATACAGTGAATAGGAAAGATGGAATAGCAGGTGGCGTGTTTTACATTAATGGAGAATTCACTGAAGTTGAGTCTTTTGCTAGATGTTTTGGAATCTATTTGGAAACCTATCTGATTCAGAAATTTACCAAACTTGTTTTCCTACTGGTTTCATGGGCAAAGAGAAAACAATTGTCTTTATTGCTTGAAGTTGTACCCATGCTATCGGATGGTCTGCAGAATGGAAGGTGAATATTTATTTGCctgcttttttttattgctgaaGTGTGTGTTTTATAGTGCCTGGCATTCACGAGGAGTCTGT
Coding sequences within it:
- the HESX1 gene encoding homeobox expressed in ES cells 1; the encoded protein is MASTSLCASDTAMSQNLQKVSSFVETKTTHCSFSIESILGLEQKKDGISAAKPHRPWMDTCNNLGEDTSQCLQTPVISCEGPLFHVNSYPMLEERVLKYEKYFSATERLSYKRELSWYRGRRPRTAFTRNQIEVLENVFRVNCYPGIDVREELAHKLDLDEDRIQIWFQNRRAKLKRSHRESQFIMVKNTLTSNLLE